In a single window of the Nilaparvata lugens isolate BPH chromosome 1, ASM1435652v1, whole genome shotgun sequence genome:
- the LOC111053701 gene encoding elongator complex protein 5, with protein MFIKQLIDGDVKTKFVLIKDDFSSRSSLIISKLIEKYLQRSREIHVFCFESSPNYLRSLFSIKSHDRVHFHDVFSECGGWLGDETDLKTKTQFTSLKQSCMKVSSKESAAGSLIIIDSLSYFLMTEPLQRVSWNLQNLLTSCFFKDETTTLPIANPSLLVGLSFRGTLEDQGRKESWIESNADAVINVMQNTKDLFVKIEHKKGNGGLTVKFEKVWAGENGILRNEECAENASTSQKHSNESENLPDNLTTFKLDLREEEKLARSQLKLPFLKDEEEKQPQKQTGMIYYTADDNDDDEEDPDDDLEI; from the exons aTGATTTTTCGAGTCGAAGCAGCCTGATTATCAGCAagctgattgaaaaatatttacagAGGAGTCGAGAAATTCATGTATTTTGCTTTGAAAGCTCTCCCAATTACTTGAGGagcttattttctatcaagagTCATGATAGAGTTCATTTTCATGACGTTTTCTCAGAATGTGGAGGTTGGCTAGGTGATGAAACAG atttaaaaactaaaacccaGTTCACAAGTCTAAAGCAGTCATGTATGAAAGTGTCCAGCAAAGAAAGTGCTGCAGgttcattgataataatagaCTCGTTATCTTACtttttgatgactgaaccaCTCCAGCGAGTTTCTTGGAATCTTCAAAATCTACTCACAAGCTGTTTTTTTAAAG ATGAAACTACTACCTTACCAATTGCCAACCCCAGTCTTCTTGTTGGTTTATCATTTAGAGGAACGCTCGAGGATCAAGGCCGTAAGGAAAGTTGGATAGAGTCCAACGCGGATGCAGTCATCAATGTTATGCAAAATACTAAggatttatttgtgaaaattgaacacaagaAAGGCAATGGAGGACTGACGGTCAAG TTTGAGAAAGTGTGGGCTGGGGAAAATGGTATCCTAAGGAATGAAGAGTGCGCGGAGAATGCATCAACTAGTCAAAAACATTCCAACGAATCCGAAAATTTACCTGACAATTTGACCACATTCAAGCTTGATCTGCGGGAAGAGGAGAAGCTGGCTCGAAGTCAACTCAAACTTCCGTTTCTCAA GGACGAAGAAGAGAAACAGCCGCAGAAACAGACTGGTATGATATATTATACTGCTGATGATAATGACGATGATGAAGAAGACCCAGAtgatgatttggaaatttga